One Thalassotalea atypica DNA window includes the following coding sequences:
- a CDS encoding riboflavin synthase → MFTGIIEAKGQIKAININGEGARVTVAVGKLDMSDVNLGDSIATNGVCLTVVSFDNTSFSADVSKETLTRTGFTHYHIGQTVNLEKAMLPTTRFGGHIVSGHVDAVGEVLSVVDNGNSTEYWLSMSEDIALYVAEKGSITVDGISLTVNALSADKFRLTIVPHTAQETIISQYQVGTKVNLEVDVMARYIERLLTKNSNKTQEKSGVTEALLMQSGIITK, encoded by the coding sequence ATGTTTACAGGAATTATAGAAGCAAAAGGTCAAATTAAGGCCATTAATATCAATGGTGAAGGTGCTCGCGTTACTGTCGCTGTTGGTAAGCTCGACATGAGTGATGTCAACCTTGGTGATTCGATTGCAACAAACGGCGTGTGCTTGACGGTGGTTAGTTTTGACAACACTAGTTTTAGTGCCGATGTTTCAAAAGAAACGTTGACTCGTACAGGCTTTACCCATTATCACATCGGACAAACGGTTAATTTAGAAAAAGCGATGTTACCAACCACGCGCTTCGGTGGTCATATTGTTTCAGGCCATGTAGATGCGGTAGGAGAAGTTTTATCCGTTGTCGATAATGGTAACAGTACCGAGTATTGGTTATCGATGAGCGAAGACATTGCTCTCTATGTTGCCGAAAAAGGATCAATTACTGTAGACGGGATCAGTTTAACGGTCAATGCGTTATCCGCAGATAAATTTAGACTTACGATTGTGCCGCATACCGCGCAAGAAACGATTATTAGTCAGTACCAAGTAGGCACCAAAGTGAACTTGGAAGTTGATGTTATGGCTAGGTATATCGAACGTTTATTAACGAAAAATTCAAATAAAACGCAAGAGAAATCAGGCGTTACTGAAGCTTTGCTGATGCAAAGTGGCATTATTACGAAATAA
- the ribBA gene encoding bifunctional 3,4-dihydroxy-2-butanone-4-phosphate synthase/GTP cyclohydrolase II codes for MQLNTPQEIIEDIRLGKMVILMDDEDRENEGDFIMAAEKVTPEAINFMATHGRGLICMPMSREKCETLKLPLMVDKNDAQFTTNFTVSIEAAYGVTTGISAADRATTVLAACAKDADHHSIVQPGHIFPLIAKDGGVLNRAGHTEAGVDVARMAGCEPAAVIVEILNEDGTMARRPDLEQIAQKHDIKMGTIADLIEYRNATETTIERISACKLPTAFGEFDLTVFKDTIDGQAHFALTKGEISPDKPTLVRVHLENTFRDLLFSQRDSVNKWPIGTALERIAQEGGVLVLLGKHESPESLITQVEKYAKLDAGETIKEVERHVGSRNVGVGSQILANLGVCKMRLLSAQTKYHSLSGFGLEIVEYIAD; via the coding sequence ATGCAATTAAATACCCCACAAGAAATCATCGAAGACATTAGATTAGGAAAGATGGTTATCTTAATGGATGATGAAGATCGTGAAAACGAAGGCGACTTCATTATGGCCGCCGAAAAAGTAACGCCGGAGGCAATCAACTTCATGGCGACCCATGGTCGCGGTCTTATTTGTATGCCAATGAGCCGTGAAAAATGTGAAACATTAAAGTTACCGTTAATGGTCGACAAAAATGATGCACAATTTACCACGAACTTTACTGTATCAATCGAAGCTGCTTACGGCGTGACTACGGGAATTTCAGCCGCTGATCGTGCAACAACCGTGTTAGCGGCATGTGCTAAAGATGCAGATCATCACTCCATTGTTCAACCGGGACATATTTTTCCGCTCATTGCTAAAGACGGTGGCGTGTTAAACCGTGCTGGCCATACCGAAGCAGGTGTTGATGTTGCTCGCATGGCAGGGTGTGAACCTGCGGCGGTTATTGTAGAGATTTTAAATGAAGACGGCACTATGGCGCGCCGCCCTGATTTAGAGCAGATTGCTCAAAAGCATGACATTAAAATGGGCACCATTGCTGACTTAATCGAATACCGAAATGCAACTGAAACGACCATTGAACGTATTTCAGCGTGTAAGTTACCAACCGCATTTGGTGAGTTCGATTTGACTGTATTTAAAGACACCATCGACGGTCAAGCACACTTTGCTTTAACAAAAGGGGAGATCAGCCCTGATAAACCAACATTAGTGCGTGTTCACTTAGAAAATACGTTTAGAGACTTACTCTTTAGCCAACGTGATAGCGTGAATAAGTGGCCAATAGGCACAGCCCTTGAACGTATAGCTCAAGAGGGCGGCGTCTTAGTGTTACTAGGTAAGCATGAGTCACCTGAATCATTGATTACTCAGGTTGAAAAGTATGCCAAGCTAGATGCTGGCGAAACGATTAAAGAAGTAGAGCGCCATGTTGGTTCAAGAAATGTTGGTGTTGGCTCACAAATTCTTGCCAATTTAGGTGTTTGTAAGATGCGCTTACTTAGTGCTCAAACTAAGTATCATTCGTTGTCTGGTTTCGGACTTGAAATTGTTGAGTATATTGCGGATTAG
- the tpx gene encoding thiol peroxidase — protein MISTSFANTVNHEPLTETSDLVKAGSKYVTLLGTQVAEGDTAPDFKVVNDSFAPVTLQDFKDKTVLISVVPSLDTGVCSLQTKRFNEEVANLPDNIAMLTISNDLPFAQKRFCKTESVDKVKVLSDAVWRDFGSKYGLLIKDMGLLTRAIFIIDEQGKVAYKELVENISQHPKYDDAIATLKALSSTEVLPALPEENIEQPEAVNETNDSQ, from the coding sequence ATGATTAGTACTAGTTTCGCTAACACGGTGAATCACGAACCGTTAACAGAAACGAGTGATCTAGTTAAAGCAGGTAGCAAATATGTCACTTTACTTGGCACCCAAGTCGCTGAAGGTGATACAGCACCTGATTTTAAAGTGGTCAACGACAGCTTTGCACCGGTAACATTGCAAGATTTCAAAGATAAGACCGTGTTGATTTCTGTTGTACCAAGTTTAGATACTGGCGTGTGTTCATTGCAAACTAAGCGATTTAACGAGGAAGTTGCCAACTTACCGGATAACATCGCAATGTTAACCATTAGCAACGATTTACCTTTTGCACAAAAGCGCTTTTGCAAAACGGAGAGTGTCGATAAAGTCAAAGTACTTTCAGATGCCGTGTGGCGTGATTTTGGCAGCAAATACGGGTTATTGATTAAAGACATGGGGTTGCTTACTCGAGCTATCTTTATTATTGATGAGCAAGGAAAAGTGGCTTACAAAGAGCTTGTTGAAAATATTTCTCAGCATCCGAAATATGACGATGCAATTGCAACCTTAAAAGCCTTAAGCTCTACTGAGGTACTACCAGCCTTACCTGAAGAGAACATTGAACAACCAGAGGCAGTGAACGAGACCAACGACAGTCAATAA